CGATCTTGGGTGGGTTTCTTGGTTCTCTCGTAAAATAAGTGCAGGAAAAAAGGGAGAGGATTGTTAGAATCGAAAATGCCAGACGGGCAAAGGACATAGTTAGAAGGATCTTTCTTGGTCGTACCTCCGGGCAAGAGATTTTTCGGATGTGCTTTTCGGCTTTACAAATTCCGAATTGAGTTCCATTTTCTTGCGAGCATGAACCGATTCTTTGTTGTTAGATGTGCTTTCCTATTTTCGATCCTAATCTTGTCCTGGGATGGGTTGAGGGCGGAGGACCGTCCAGAACTTCGGCTCTTTCCCGAACTTCAAGGCAAGCTACGTTTCCCGATGGAGTTTCAGACGCCGATCTCCGGCTCTTTTGCGGAATATCGTGTCCACCATTTGCACATGGGGGCCGACTTTAAAACATTCCATGTGAACGGTCTTCCGGCCATCGCGCCCTTCGACGGTTTTGTAGAATCACTTTCCGAATCTCCGAACGGATACGGATTGAACCTGATGGTACGTTCTCCTTCCGGACTGAGGGCAAAGTTCGCGCATCTTTTCAATTTAGAAGGTGCAAAAAAAGAATTGGAGAATTTAAGACAGGCCCTTCACCTTCTGAGCGACGGAATTTTCTCGGTAAAATTTTCTGACCAGAAATTCTCCATAAAACAAGGACAAGCGGTCGCAAGAATTGGAGAATCCGGAACGGGAGTTCCTCATCTACACTTTGAGCTTCATGGAAACGGGGACACATTCAATCCTCTCGCGTATCTAAGAATGACGGATAAGGACGGAACTCCGCCGGAAATGCTCGTTTTGTACGTTGATTCGTCCGACGGACAAAAATTTCGGATCCCTTTGGTCAAAAAAGAGAATGGAATTTATGAGACAAACGATAACGAACCGTTAAAGGTCGGAGGAGAAGTCTGGTTCAAACTCGGCGCATTTGATCGGATGAATTCCAGGAATAAGAATAATCTTTATTTTGCCAAACTTGTCTCCGGTCTTCAAACCCTCTATGAGAGAAAATTTGAAAAGATGAGTTATGCGGAAGCAAGAGATCATCAGTCCATCTACGATTCCAACCGTTCGTCCCTCAACCCGCCCGTTTATGTATATAACCTTTTTCCAAATCAAAAATCGAGCATCGACTTAAAACTTTTTCGAGAGGGAGAGGAGATTCCTCTTGAGATCATCGCAGGCGATAAGGAGGAAAATATTTCCTCCTTGAAACTTCGAATTCTCAATACGGGTTCGAAAGGAAGAATTGAAAAAGCCACGGCAACTGAGTATTCCTCTCAGGACAAAAGGTTTTCTCTCAATACTCCAAAAGGAAATACTTTTGGAAAAGGTAAAATTCTCTTTGAAAAGGTCGGAACTCCGCCGGATTCTCTTTTACCGGAAGGTTTGATTCTCAAAAGCGATTTGATCGAGATAGAATCCACCGGAATCAGCTGGTCCGGAGAAGCAAAATTGAATTGGAGAGGACGCAAGTTGGGAAAAGGAGAAAATCTCTATCTCTTTGAAGAAGGAACAAAACGTTGGGGAGTGCTCAAGACAACTTCTTCTGTTGATGGGATAAATGCGATCCTAAATAAGATCGGGATTATCGCCATCTTAGAAGATCGCTCGAAACCGAGGATCGAACACCCCTATTTGATCTCCCGTCATAGATTTACGGCGGAGGTCCGTCCACTTTCAATTATAGAAAGAATGTATTCCGTCTCGGACATAGGATCCGGATACGGAGGTGGGGCCGAAATTCTTTTGGATGGAGAAATATATCCATATGAATTCGAATCCGATCGAAAAATGATCCTCGTAAAAATTCCGAAGTCCTTTGGAAAGTTTAAGAAACGACTCTTGTTACAGGCAAGAATCAAGGATAGAGCTGGGAATGTTTCGGAATGGCTGACAGATCTGATTGATTTGGAAAAATCTCTTGAGAAAGAGAAAGGTTAGATTCTAAAATTAACTCTTCGCTAAAATGAGTTCGACTTAAAAAGAGGACGGAACTCCGCCCTCTTTCATTTTTTTACAAAAAACTTACTTCTTCGTCTCGGGATAAGCACCGCCCGCAGGAGATTTATAATTGATTTCAAAAATATCGAAATCAGATTTTCTCCAACCGGTAGCAAAGGCGACGGAAACACCGATAAAGTATTTTGTCCCAAATTTCATAGTATTCCAAGCAAACGTAGCGACTGTCTCATTTGTAATGGAAAAAGGATGCACTTTACCGCGAACTTCATCCAAATAGAGGCCTTCGTAAGTTCCAATCATCGTTCCTTGATATTCTAATTTTAGAATTCTTCCTGAAACAGAAAAGTTACGTTTAGCACCCGACTTATCGACAATAATTTTGTCCAACGCCTCTTTCGGAATCGATGGAAGTTGTTTAACAGCCCCGATTACTTCAAAATCGGTAGAAAGTGCAACCGGTTCAAATCTATGAATTCTATACTGAACAAGAATTTCTTGATTTAGATTGTTATTCAAAAAATTTACAACTTCTCCGTTCTCCGGACGTACACTAAATTCTACCTTTTCCTTGAGAGGAGAAAAACATTCGTCTTTAGAAGCGTCGCATTTTTCCGCATTGTCAAAAGTGGTAAATTCAAGAAGACCTTCGTGAGAATCGAAGATAAGCCCGCGGCTCTCAAATTGAATGAGTTTTACAACGGCCCAACCTTCTGAATAAGTTCCCGCTGCAAAAACGGAAGACGAAAAAAACAACAGACCAAAAGTAAGAGTTAAAACAATAATTCTTTTCATTTCTCGGAACATCCTACACTCCAAAATTTTCTTAACGACTAAGATTCGAACATTCTAGGACTGGAATCTTCATTTTCAAGAAAATATTTACATTCTTGTCAAATTTAGATCTCGAGAACAACAAAAGGAGTTCCCTCTTTCCTCTTATTCAAAAGGAAATATTTTCTTGATTTTCGTTTCTATTGAGAATTTTCAAAGACCTCAGATTCTACTTAGCTTCCCGTTTTAAGACACGATTTAGAAGAATGAAGAAGTTTGATTTCTTCGCTTCCTCTGAGAAAGAATTCTCCGCAAATCCTACTCGATTCGGATTCGAATGCGGAGTTCTACTCTTTTCCAAAAGACCGTTCGGGCCTTCCTTTCGATATCGATCCAACCATTTGTAACCTTTCTTTCGGCTGATTCCAAACGTCTCGCAAAGCGAAGTCATCGATATATTTCCATCGCAGGTCGCTGCTATGAATTTTACTCTCTCGTCCATGGGTGACACCTCTTTCCAGGGCAAAGGCTTTTTCCTCCTTTGCCATCATTTTAGTGTTACCTATGTTCCCGGTCTATTTTGTTACCCATGTCTCCGGTTTGTACCACAACTGAAAAGAGAAACGTAAGAATCCGACAATCAACATCGACTTCTTTACGAACTTAACTAAGAAGATCCTGAATGACTTCTACCCAAAATATTGTCCAAATTGCCCCGACACTTTACTGACGAAAGAGATATCAACTCAGCCTGAATGGATCCGATGCGTTAAGTGCCGTTACCTGACTTCCAGAATTTCATACACTCCCCTTCATCACATGAAACTTCCATTGTGGATGTTTAGTTACGTTTTCTACGAGAGTATGATTCAGCATCCGAAGGTGGTCACATCAACTGAGATCAGTAAGAGATTAAGAATCTCCTACAAAGGTGCCGCCCTTCTAAAGAAACGATTCCAACTCTTTGCCTCACAACAATTACCAAAATACAAGCAACTTACCTTTGACGCACTTGATCGAGAGTTCAAAGGATTTACCCTACCCCCTGATGAAAACACTGATATCATCCATTTAATGGAAAATAGACCCTACGTTTCAGCAGATTACAATGGCTCTTTTCTCAGCTTCACAGCGAGCAAATGGTGGTAGAAAACGATACAGACATGGTGGATCAACAGCCTCTATTTACCTTTCTGAGAGCTTAGGAGGTAGACAAGTTGGAACCTTAGTTCACACAATTGCAGTAAAGAAAGGCCCTGTCTTCTTTCACTCAGTTCCAAATCAAAAAGCAAACACCTTAGGACCAATCATCAAGGATCACCTTCCTTTACATACGCCACTCATGACTGATGAAGGGTATCCTTGGCTTTGGGGAATCTACTCTAACCATCGATCCGTAAACCATTCTGCTCGCTCCAAAGACATTCGCTACAAATGGGCTAAAGATCGATGGTCCAAGCATGGGGTCTCAAATGCTGTATCTGAGGGATTTCAGCGCCTACTCAAGACAGCCTTTACTTCGTACTATTATATCCGTCCCGAAAACTCAACTCGCTATTTGAATGAATTCTCCTTCTTGAAGAATGCTCAAGTCTTCGGCTTGGATGTGCTGATCAGTGGGAATGAGGGGAACTGTGGGAGATGGAATTTTTTCCTCAGCGAATTCGGGAAGCCGAAGGCGGTTGGAATTCGGGGGAACAAATTCCAACTCCAAAAGTTTCACGAACATTCTACACATGGAAATCCCATGAAAAGTAGATAATCTTCTAAGCTCAATCCAATCAGCTTCAAATGGACGAAAGGAGAATCGGACCAATCCTAATTTCTGTTTTTGATATCCTATTTTATCTTTAGGGAAGTGAAACTGAATCAAGGTCAAAAGAATCTTTTTCTTAAGAGATTGATTCAGAAGAATTCTAAGCGAGCCCGCTCCTCGAATTCTCTTTTTCAGATAGGGAATCAATTCTTCCGGAACATTCAAATCAGAAGGGGAACCTATTTTTTTGAGAGTCCCTTCGGGTTTAAAGACGGAAGATTCTTTCTCTAATGAAAGATCTTTACTGGAACGATGGGGCTTTAAGAGCCTTAGATGTCTAACTGGTTGCTTTTCTTTTTTTGTCCTCATACCGTTTACGGTTCCAAGAGCTTCTCTCGAGGAGGCGGTTTTTCGAAAAAAAAACGTTTTTTCTATTTTTTTTCGAAAAAGTTGGTTGGGACTTAGAAGTTTTGGTTTTAGAATGTCCCTCTTTGAAACTCTTTTGGACGGAAGACCAGCCAAATTCTCCAAGACAATTGTTCTAATATGAGAATTAAGAATCGGATGAAAAAGTCTTTGGTAAGGTCCCTCCCAAAAGAATAGAAAAGGAAATAAACTTCCTTCCAGGAACAATGCTCTGAATCAAAGTGATTCCATTCTTCTTTCCATTTATTTTCAGCGTATTCGTTTTTTTGGAAACAAATCTATCGACTGCCTGCGCGCCATCTCCCTCTATTTGGATGAGCATAACGAAAAAATTACAGATGGAAAGACCGTAGTATCTTGCCACAACTCTGAGTTCAGCCCAATCTGAAGAATTTGGACGAAATGAAAATCTAACCAACTCCAAGTTTAGATTTTGATATGTTGTCTTTTCATTTTTTGAAAAGTCAAACATGGACGGAAATTTTGAACGGTTTTTTATAAGGAGAAACTCTAAATAATTCTTCAAAGAACCGGATATCGCGATTTGTCGCCTTAAGTGAGGCACATATCGTTTTGGAATCCAAAGGTCGGAAGCTGAAATTCGCTTTGATTTAGAATGGTCACCTAACTCAACGTGCTTTCCTTTTAAAAGTGAACGGATGTGATTTGATGAAGTAGGATATTTTAACTTTCCCATATCCCTTACGGTTCTTCAAAGATTTGAAAAATGGAGATTTCTTGTTAGAATTTTGAAAATGAATCTTTTTTTTTGAAACAAATTCTACCTTAGATTCTATCTTGGTCGTTACTTCGACCTAAATTAATTCTTCATTAATTTAGAATATCAAACTGATAAACGTTTATAATAAAGAATCAATTGAAACCCTTTAAAAATGAATTCGCGAAACATACCCCTTCTCATCATTAATGTTCGTTTTCTTCTGCATAGGCCGGAGTTCCGTCCAATTTCATTTTTCAAAAGAATAAACTATTGAATAATTCTAAAAAATCTTGAGAAATCTCTCTGAAAGGTCCGCCGTATTCTCTCCAGAGCACCGCTTTGATATCCGCTACTCGAACACATCCTCTTAATCTCCCTTCATTCTTTTGATTTAACAAGTAGACATAGCTCCACCATTTCTCTTGGTTTCATTTTTTTGAATGGGCATCATGGTTCTGAATAATCTCAGAAATGAATTTGTTTGGGGGTCAGGACATAAAAAAGCCAAGCTATGTGTAGCTTGGCTTTGATTGAATTGATATACCTTTACAACATATAAACTGCGATAGAGAGTTTGTCCTATTTGAAATCTTCTTAGATTTCTTCCTGGCGTTGTTGAATATTAGCAAGGTCTTGAGTTGTCACTCAAGACTTTCGTAATATGGTCAAGCCTCACGACCGATTAGTATCACTCGACTCAATGTATTACTACACTTACATCTGTGACCTATCAACCAAATCATCTCTTTGGGGTCTTTAGGGGATTGCTCCCAGGGAGATCTTATCTTCAGAAGGGTTTCCCACTTATATGCTTTCAGCGGTTATCCCTGCCGAACATAGCTACTCAGCGTTGCTTCTGGCGAAACAACTGATACACCAGAGGTTCGTCCATCCCGGTCCTCTCGTACTAGGGACAGATTCCGTCAAATCTCCAACGCCTGCGATGGATAGGGACCGAACTGTCTCACGAC
This is a stretch of genomic DNA from Leptospira tipperaryensis. It encodes these proteins:
- the lsa26 gene encoding surface adhesion protein Lsa26, which gives rise to MFREMKRIIVLTLTFGLLFFSSSVFAAGTYSEGWAVVKLIQFESRGLIFDSHEGLLEFTTFDNAEKCDASKDECFSPLKEKVEFSVRPENGEVVNFLNNNLNQEILVQYRIHRFEPVALSTDFEVIGAVKQLPSIPKEALDKIIVDKSGAKRNFSVSGRILKLEYQGTMIGTYEGLYLDEVRGKVHPFSITNETVATFAWNTMKFGTKYFIGVSVAFATGWRKSDFDIFEINYKSPAGGAYPETKK
- a CDS encoding M23 family metallopeptidase; translation: MNRFFVVRCAFLFSILILSWDGLRAEDRPELRLFPELQGKLRFPMEFQTPISGSFAEYRVHHLHMGADFKTFHVNGLPAIAPFDGFVESLSESPNGYGLNLMVRSPSGLRAKFAHLFNLEGAKKELENLRQALHLLSDGIFSVKFSDQKFSIKQGQAVARIGESGTGVPHLHFELHGNGDTFNPLAYLRMTDKDGTPPEMLVLYVDSSDGQKFRIPLVKKENGIYETNDNEPLKVGGEVWFKLGAFDRMNSRNKNNLYFAKLVSGLQTLYERKFEKMSYAEARDHQSIYDSNRSSLNPPVYVYNLFPNQKSSIDLKLFREGEEIPLEIIAGDKEENISSLKLRILNTGSKGRIEKATATEYSSQDKRFSLNTPKGNTFGKGKILFEKVGTPPDSLLPEGLILKSDLIEIESTGISWSGEAKLNWRGRKLGKGENLYLFEEGTKRWGVLKTTSSVDGINAILNKIGIIAILEDRSKPRIEHPYLISRHRFTAEVRPLSIIERMYSVSDIGSGYGGGAEILLDGEIYPYEFESDRKMILVKIPKSFGKFKKRLLLQARIKDRAGNVSEWLTDLIDLEKSLEKEKG
- a CDS encoding DUF1564 family protein encodes the protein MGKLKYPTSSNHIRSLLKGKHVELGDHSKSKRISASDLWIPKRYVPHLRRQIAISGSLKNYLEFLLIKNRSKFPSMFDFSKNEKTTYQNLNLELVRFSFRPNSSDWAELRVVARYYGLSICNFFVMLIQIEGDGAQAVDRFVSKKTNTLKINGKKNGITLIQSIVPGRKFISFSILLGGTLPKTFSSDS
- a CDS encoding DUF1564 family protein — protein: MRTKKEKQPVRHLRLLKPHRSSKDLSLEKESSVFKPEGTLKKIGSPSDLNVPEELIPYLKKRIRGAGSLRILLNQSLKKKILLTLIQFHFPKDKIGYQKQKLGLVRFSFRPFEADWIELRRLSTFHGISMCRMFVKLLELEFVPPNSNRLRLPEFAEEKIPSPTVPLIPTDQHIQAEDLSILQEGEFIQIAS